A single window of Myxocyprinus asiaticus isolate MX2 ecotype Aquarium Trade chromosome 48, UBuf_Myxa_2, whole genome shotgun sequence DNA harbors:
- the LOC127437631 gene encoding matrix metalloproteinase-15-like codes for MSARRSRSHRSLRAVTVIFILLFINIAGIAAEDDAFNAESWLRMYGYLSQASRQMSTMQSSQILSSAIKDMQRFYGLEMTGQMDVATLKAMKRPRCGVPDRFEESTEGGSRRKRFTLTGHKWDQDKLTYSIQNHSPKVGQELTHEAIRRAFSVWEKVTPLRFEEVPYHEIKNGSEGPDIILLFASGYHGDMSLFDGEGGSLAHAFFPGPGMGGDTHFDIDEPWTLNQQEGSGVDMFLVAVHELGHALGLEHSNDPTAIMAPFYQWMDTESFSLAEDDINGIHQIYGPPEIVTTQAPSTTTLFTTTAEPETTTIMAHPRTTRPSLQPTKPWVPPVDPTRRTYRPQPTERSDQDAPDICKGNFDTVTVLRGEMFVFKGRWFWRVRRNQVLDNYPMPISFFWIGLPEDIDAAYERHDGKFVFFKGSKYWLFREADVEPGYPQDLFRYGQGMPDRVDTAVWWEPSGFTYFFRGDRYWRFSEESHAVEKDYPKPVRVWGSIPGALKGAFLSDDGAYTFFYQGTKYWRFDNKLKRVDAGYPRSILNDFMGCRVHFDAGADTDVKPDHRWPETTDNNQDPDDYKNGDDEDVAVDDEVDGNNNDEEEEKKEVDVVLRVNDNEHITTLILVTVPLVSVLCILGVIYVIITTLQKRETPKVLVHCKRSLQEWV; via the exons ATGTCAGCCCGCAGAAGCAGATCTCACCGGTCACTGAGAGCCGTTACTGTGATTTTCATCCTGCTTTTTATCAACATTGCTGGAATAGCTGCAGAAGATGACGCTTTTAATGCAGAG TCATGGCTGAGGATGTATGGCTACCTGTCCCAGGCTAGTAGACAGATGTCCACCATGCAGTCATCTCAGATCCTTTCCAGTGCCATCAAGGACATGCAGCGCTTCTATGGCTTGGAGATGACCGGACAAATGGACGTGGCCACTCTGAA AGCTATGAAAAGACCTCGCTGTGGAGTGCCTGATCGCTTCGAGGAGTCAACCGAGGGAGGTTCTCGTCGTAAGCGTTTCACCCTTACTGGCCACAAGTGGGATCAGGATAAGCTCACTTACAG CATTCAGAACCACTCGCCAAAAGTCGGCCAGGAGCTAACTCACGAGGCTATTCGAAGGGCCTTCAGTGTTTGGGAGAAAGTAACACCTTTGCGATTTGAGGAGGTCCCGTACCACGAGATAAAGAATGGAAGTGAAGGGCCTGACATTATACTACTGTTTGCCTCTGGATATCATGGAGATATGTCACTTTTCGATGGGGAAGGAGGGTCTCTGGCTCATGCTTTTTTCCCTGGTCCCGGAATGGGTGGAGACACTCATTTCGACATAGATGAGCCATGGACCCTTAACCAACAGGAGGGCTCAG GTGTTGACATGTTTCTGGTCGCAGTTCATGAGTTGGGTCATGCACTGGGGTTGGAGCACTCCAATGACCCTACTGCCATCATGGCTCCATTCTACCAGTGGATGGACACAGAAAGCTTCTCATTGGCTGAAGATGACATAAATGGCATTCACCAGATCTATG GACCTCCAGAGATTGTGACCACTCAAGCACCGTCCACCACAACCCTGTTTACAACCACTGCTGAGCCAGAGACCACCACCATTATGGCCCATCCGAGAACAACCAGACCCTCGCTGCAGCCCACCAAGCCCTGGGTGCCTCCAGTCGACCCAACCAGAAGGACCTACAGACCCCAGCCGACAGAACGCTCGGATCAGGATGCACCTGACATCTGCAAGGGGAACTTTGACACAGTCACTGTGTTGAGAGGAGAGATGTTTGTGTTCAAG GGTCGTTGGTTCTGGAGGGTTCGGAGGAACCAGGTCCTGGATAATTACCCAATGCCTATCTCCTTCTTCTGGATTGGACTTCCTGAAGACATTGATGCTGCATATGAACGACATGATGGAAAATTTGTATTCTTTAAAG GAAGTAAATACTGGCTTTTCAGAGAGGCAGACGTGGAGCCTGGATACCCACAGGACTTGTTTCGTTACGGTCAGGGCATGCCTGACAGAGTGGATACTGCAGTGTGGTGGGAACCATCTGGTTTTACCTACTTCTTCAGAGGAGACAG ATATTGGCGATTTAGTGAAGAATCCCATGCTGTGGAGAAAGATTACCCCAAACCAGTGAGAGTGTGGGGCTCCATTCCTGGCGCACTTAAAGGGGCCTTCCTCAGCGATGATGGAG CATACACTTTCTTCTACCAAGGCACCAAATACTGGAGGTTCGATAACAAACTAAAGAGGGTAGATGCTGGATACCCCAGATCtattttaaatgatttcatgGGCTGCCGGGTGCACTTTGACGCTGGTGCAGACACGGATGTAAAGCCTGACCACAGGTGGCCAGAGACCACAGACAACAATCAAGACCCTGATGACTACAAAAATGGTGATGATGAGGATGTTGCTGTTGATGATGAAGTTGATGGAAATAATAAtgatgaagaggaggagaaaaAGGAGGTGGACGTTGTTCTAAGGGTGAATGATAATGAACACATAACAACCCTCATCTTGGTGACAGTACCTCTGGTCTCAGTGCTATGCATTTTGGGAGTGATCTACGTCATTATTACCACACTCCAGAAAAGAGAGACACCCAAAGTGTTAGTTCACTGCAAAAGGTCCCTGCAGGAGTGGGTCTGA
- the LOC127437597 gene encoding pancreatic secretory granule membrane major glycoprotein GP2-like, whose amino-acid sequence MDLYTACGCIPIEKNNTCCILPNTGVWPTYQWENCARSSCSESTNVSIPTSADSAWHFPSFLSTVYSVHLVFFFSLREVLLKLDEVDVSVEMSLFKDHTYTEAFISASTIKFKDQVYIQIQVTEPEDFFRLKVNECWATQNAQPHDKSGFTHTLLINGCADDNFIRQQLSTSRKGNGEGSTVRYSFEMFLFLSEPYGFYLHCTVHFCTPEDENSCIPVSICTIVLLHCLFFCASY is encoded by the exons ATGGACCTGTACACTGCCTGTGGATGTATACCCATTGAG AAAAACAACACATGTTGCATACTCCCTAACACTGGTGTCTGGCCCACCTACCAATGGGAAAATTGTGCGAGATCCAGCTGTTCAGAGAGTACAAATGTGTCTATCCCTACATCCGCAGACTCGGCATGGCATTTCCCATCTTTTCTTTCTACAG TATATTCTGTGCACTTGgtcttctttttttctctaaGAGAAGTCCTGTTGAAGCTGGATGAAGTGGATGTCAGTGTGGAGATGAGTTTGTTCAAAGATCACACGTACACAGAGGCTTTCATCAGTGCATCTACTATTAAGTTCAAGGATCAAGTCTACATCCAGATCCAAGTCACAGAGCCAGAAGACTTCTTCCGTCTGAAAGTGAACGAGTGTTGGGCAACTCAGAATGCTCAGCCTCATGACAAATCAGgctttactcacacactgctgatAAATGG GTGTGCAGATGACAACTTTATTCGTCAACAGCTCAGTACATCGAGAAAGGGAAACGGCGAGGGATCAACTGTCCGCTACTCctttgaaatgtttctttttctaAGCGAGCCCTATGGTTTCTACCTGCATTGTACTGTGCATTTCTGTACACCAGAGGATGAAAATTCTTGTATTCCTGTAAGCATCTGTACCATTGTTTTATTGCATTGTCTGTTCTTCTGTGCTAGTTATTGA